One Clupea harengus chromosome 11, Ch_v2.0.2, whole genome shotgun sequence DNA window includes the following coding sequences:
- the LOC122133279 gene encoding AAC-rich mRNA clone AAC11 protein-like, with product MRAQRRSGGSGGRPPTSTRGRGGRRRGHTDHTPQPDSKAKLREMDTPPQARSPVPAHRKQEAQIRLGGDPAEPIGSRVVEANGEGHKKVIKRKREKRKIAEERRTPAAAVQCSSNKNNISIITTSSNSSDSKNNINNNSSKCNSGTNSSNSSAAIHSSISSNHSGANIISSNHSGANSSSASHSGANIISSNHSGSVTTSTHHTVPKSTSTNNISASITSANHSSSSSHSSRKTATFKARVPKKKSMYEHCAASAVASAVASAVASAVASAAAQGQRPTSAPNPNLNAIIKPVATCNAKAIPNANLNAIIKPVATSLAPVLELTAAI from the exons ATGAGGGCCCAGAGACGCtcgggggggtcgggggggcgCCCCCCCACATCCACACGTGGCCGGGGGGGCAGGAGGCGTGGTCACACAGACCACACCCCTCAGCCCGATAGCAAAGCCAAACTCAGGGAGATGGACACGCCTCCACAGGCCAGGTCCCCTGTCCCCGCCCATAGGAAGCAGGAAGCTCAGATCAGGCTAGGAGGCGACCCAGCAGAGCCAATCGGGAGCAGGGTGGTGGAGGCAAATGGGGAGGGGCATAAAAAGGTGATTAAGAGAAAacgagaaaagagaaaaatcgcagaggagagaagaactCCGGCCGCCGCTGTGCAATGCAGCAGCAACAAGAACAACAtctccatcatcaccaccagcaGCAACAGCTCAGACTCCAAGAACAATATAAACAACAACAGCTCCAAATGCAACTCTGGAACAAACAGCTCCAACTCCTCAGCAGCCATCCACTCCAGCATATCATCCAATCACAGTGGAGCTAACATCATATCATCCAATCACAGTGGAGCTAATAGCTCCTCAGCCAGTCACAGTGGAGCTAACATCATATCATCCAATCACAGTGGATCTGTCACCACCTCAACTCATCATACTGTACCCAAAAGTACATCCACTAATAATATCAGCGCTAGTAtcacatcagccaatcacagctctAGCAGCAGCCATTCCAGTCGAAAGACGGCCACCTTCAAAGCCAGAGTGCCTAAGAAGAAGTCCATGTACGAGCACTGTGCAGCTAGCGCTGTAGCTAGCGCTGTAGCTAGCGCTGTAGCTAGCGCTGTAGCTAGCGCCGCGGCTCAAGGCCAGCGCCCTACCTCTGCCCCAAACCCCAACCTTAACGCCATCATTAAACCTGTCGCTACCTGTAACGCCAAGGCTATCCCCAACGCCAACCTTAACGCCATCATTAAACCTGTCGCTACCT CACTGGCCCCGGTGCTGGAGCTAACAGCAGCTATATAG
- the erfl3 gene encoding ETS domain-containing transcription factor ERF, whose product MNYDKLSRALRYYYNKRILNKTKGKRFTYKFNFNKLVLVNYPFIDMGSTGPGVPQSAPPVPSGGGGTHFRFPPSAACEASPGEAEGRSPGVMGALGRRVARSSVSDCSDGPEAEEGGGGGGEERGGGHERYRGGALHPRLSHDSVYRVYSGHSQRAPPSSSSHRPSTEPISPFPVSPLPGPPTTAGGLLAPPLSPALSLTPSSHLPYSPSPSLSPLLGSHFSFSAEDMKRYLQAHAQSVYNYHLSPRAFLNYPNLLLAMPPPAQRSTDAPHHHAHERQHHHGPLSHPHPHAHTHAHAHPHAHHMAEDPPHPSSFKFKLQPPPLGRRQRDGGPGGMGGMGRQGSLSSCSTSGLGSSLGSSLGSSLSFGSDLSSASGSGLISQSSSTGSLNSAGLPKIKVEPISDIESEEEVQVTDGSDEEADDEDFKPFSSSSRHHHLLHHHLLHHHHHHHAHLHHPHLMRQPHRYANGGAHHHHPHPPALDDDLDEEEDVFKAPAPPPPPPPLTPLRSPAPPHLKSEPLDPPAATPPPQGQCIPLKLRFKRRWNEDQRMETNSAEQEDKKVRGEREREEERERERERERERE is encoded by the exons ATGAACTACGACAAACTCAGCCGCGCACTcag gtATTACTACAACAAGAGGATCCTGAATAAGACCAAAGGGAAGAGATTCACCTACAAGTTCAACTTCAACAAGCTTGTGCTGGTTAACTACCCCTTCATCGACATGGgctctacag GACCAGGTGTTCCTCAGAGTGCCCCTCCCGTGCCCAGTGGGGGGGGTGGCACTCACTTCCGCTTCCCCCCGTCGGCGGCGTGCGAGGCGTCTCCTGGCGAGGCCGAGGGCCGGAGCCCCGGCGTGATGGGCGCTCTGGGCCGGCGTGTGGCCCGCAGCTCCGTGTCCGACTGCAGCGACGGACCCGAGGCGGaggaagggggcggggggggcggcGAGGAGCGAGGAGGGGGGCACGAGAGGTACCGGGGGGGCGCCCTGCACCCGCGCCTGTCCCACGACTCCGTGTACCGCGTCTACTCCGGCCACTCTCAGCgcgcccccccctcctcctcctcccaccgcCCCTCCACGGAGCCCATCTCCCCCTTCCCCGTGTCCCCCCTCCCCGGCCCCCCCACCACCGCCGGCGGCCTGCTGGCGCCCCCCCTGTCGCCCGCCCTGTCCCTGACGCCCTCGTCCCACCTGCCCTACAGCCCCTCGCCCTCGCTCTCGCCCCTCCTGGGGTCTCACTTCTCCTTCAGCGCGGAGGACATGAAGCGCTACCTGCAGGCTCACGCCCAGAGCGTCTACAACTACCACCTGAGCCCGCGCGCCTTCCTCAACTACCCCAACCTGCTGCTGGCCATGCCCCCCCCGGCCCAGCGCAGCACCGAcgccccccaccaccacgcCCACGAGCGCCAACACCACCACGGCCCGCTctcgcacccccacccccacgcccaCACCCACGCGCACGCCCACCCGCACGCCCACCACATGGCAGaggaccccccccacccctcctccttcaAGTTCAAGCTGCAGCCCCCCCCTCTGGGCCGGAGGCAGCGTGACGGGGGTccgggggggatgggggggatggggaggcAGGGCTCGCTCTCGTCCTGCTCCACCTCGGGCCTGGGGTCGTCGCTAGGGTCGTCGCTAGGCTCGTCGCTGTCCTTCGGCAGCGATCTAAGCTCCGCCTCCGGCTCGGGCCTCATCTCCCAGTCCTCCTCCACGGGATCCCTCAACAGCGCCGGCCTGCCCAAgatcaag gtggagCCCATCTCTGACATCGAGTCTGAGGAAGAGGTTCAGGTGACGGACGGGAGCGATGAGGAGGCAGACGACGAAGACTTCAAGCCTTTCTCCTCATCTTCccgtcatcatcatcttcttcatcaccatctcctccatcatcatcaccaccaccacgcaCACCTCCACCACCCTCACCTCATGCGCCAGCCCCATCGCTATGCCAACGGCGgcgcccaccaccaccacccccacccccctgcgcTGGACGACGACCtagacgaggaggaggacgtCTTCAAAGCGCCCGCGCCgccgcccccccctcctcccctcaccccGCTCCGCagtcccgcccccccccacctgaAGAGCGAGCCGCTGGACCCCCCCGcggccacccccccacctcaggGCCAGTGCATCCCCCTCAAGCTGCGCTTCAAACGCCGCTGGAACGAGGACCAGCGCATGGAGACCAACTCCGCCGAGCAGGAGGACAAGAAGGtgcgaggagagagggagcgagaggaggagagggagagggagagagagagggaacgagagagggaa